In one window of Nocardiopsis aegyptia DNA:
- a CDS encoding tyrosine-protein phosphatase, with protein MGDGRGITWDGFVNTRDLGGLPTRHGTRTRTGSFLRSADPRFVTARGWRAAHTAGVRTVVDLRNPGEIRPGTDGGRAHPAGAAQFPAATAAAPLPPGLVRVEVPLDDVGDVGFWQEVDRRGLHGTPLYFRPFLDRKPERCAAAVTALARSGPGAVLFHCGAGRDRTGIVALLLLALAGVEAEAIADDYVRSAAELAPLFAAMGRPDQGPVIESRLAERGLTARGCVLDVLRDLDAWSYLSAAGVAERDLARLRARLLG; from the coding sequence ATGGGCGACGGCAGAGGGATCACCTGGGACGGCTTCGTCAACACCCGCGATCTCGGCGGGCTCCCGACCCGTCACGGCACGCGTACCAGGACCGGGTCCTTCCTCCGCTCCGCCGACCCGCGCTTCGTGACGGCCCGGGGCTGGCGGGCCGCTCACACGGCGGGAGTGCGCACCGTCGTGGACCTGCGCAACCCCGGCGAGATCCGGCCGGGCACGGATGGGGGCCGGGCGCACCCGGCGGGCGCCGCGCAGTTCCCCGCGGCGACGGCCGCGGCGCCGCTCCCACCGGGTCTCGTACGCGTGGAGGTGCCGCTGGACGACGTCGGGGACGTCGGGTTCTGGCAGGAGGTCGACCGCCGGGGGCTGCACGGGACCCCTCTGTACTTCCGGCCCTTCCTCGACCGCAAACCCGAACGGTGCGCGGCCGCGGTCACCGCGCTGGCGCGGTCCGGGCCCGGTGCGGTGCTGTTCCACTGCGGGGCGGGACGGGACCGCACGGGGATCGTCGCCCTGCTGCTGCTCGCCCTGGCGGGGGTGGAGGCCGAGGCGATCGCCGACGACTACGTGCGGTCCGCCGCCGAGCTCGCGCCGCTGTTCGCCGCGATGGGCCGACCGGACCAGGGGCCGGTGATCGAGTCGCGCCTGGCCGAGCGCGGGCTGACGGCGCGCGGGTGCGTACTCGACGTCCTCCGGGACCTGGACGCGTGGTCCTACCTTTCGGCGGCGGGGGTCGCCGAGCGCGACCTCGCCCGGCTACGGGCGCGGCTCCTGGGCTGA
- a CDS encoding alpha/beta fold hydrolase, with the protein MTVDAVPGGVDLAEGHLAYHTMGEQGPPVVLLHGGGMDRGLLSWRHLGPDLARGHRVFLPDMPKHGDSWPWAARADQAGQVGVLGRLLDHWGLDSATLVGLSMGSAVAAGFALEYPERVDRLVMIDSGGIQDRVPAHGLAYVLVKAPLSRLTALALTPGLVHRGLRDRTFKGPVAGLDDLAAAAYAELRAKRERHAYSDWQRHEIGPRSMRTDLRPLLGRIDCPALVVHGAQDDLVPVRFAREAAERMPNARLVVVEGAGHWSPVERPAEVGAAVRAFLEEPSHA; encoded by the coding sequence ATGACCGTCGACGCGGTCCCGGGCGGAGTCGATCTCGCTGAGGGGCACCTCGCCTACCACACCATGGGCGAGCAGGGCCCGCCCGTGGTGCTGCTGCACGGCGGCGGGATGGACCGGGGCCTGCTGAGCTGGCGGCACCTGGGCCCCGATCTGGCACGCGGCCACCGGGTGTTCCTCCCTGACATGCCCAAGCACGGCGATAGCTGGCCCTGGGCCGCGCGGGCCGACCAGGCCGGGCAGGTGGGCGTGCTGGGGCGGCTGCTGGACCACTGGGGGCTGGACTCGGCCACCCTGGTCGGTCTGTCCATGGGGAGTGCGGTCGCCGCCGGCTTCGCCCTGGAGTACCCCGAACGGGTCGACCGTCTGGTGATGATCGACAGCGGCGGCATCCAGGACAGGGTGCCCGCCCACGGCCTGGCCTACGTGCTGGTCAAGGCCCCCTTGTCCCGGCTGACCGCTCTGGCGCTCACGCCCGGGCTGGTGCACCGGGGCCTGCGCGACCGCACCTTCAAGGGACCCGTGGCCGGCCTCGACGACCTCGCCGCCGCGGCCTACGCGGAACTGCGTGCCAAGCGCGAGCGGCACGCCTACAGCGACTGGCAGCGCCACGAGATCGGGCCGCGGAGCATGCGTACCGACCTGAGGCCGCTGTTGGGGCGAATCGACTGCCCCGCACTGGTCGTTCACGGCGCCCAGGACGATCTGGTCCCCGTGCGGTTCGCGCGCGAAGCCGCCGAGCGGATGCCGAACGCACGACTGGTGGTCGTCGAGGGTGCCGGGCACTGGTCCCCTGTCGAGCGCCCCGCGGAGGTCGGCGCCGCCGTGCGCGCCTTCCTGGAGGAGCCGTCCCACGCCTGA
- a CDS encoding GbsR/MarR family transcriptional regulator, whose protein sequence is MNDPTEEELSFVDEVAVFFEREGLPLIAGRVIGWLLISDPPEQSAARLAAVLQVSRSSISTATRMLTPSGLVEGVRKRGERQEYFRIAADGWSRMLARRYAETARFRQIAERGLGVLQDDAPERRRRLAAVRDLYGFLEEELPALLERWERQRGQEEAT, encoded by the coding sequence GTGAACGATCCCACCGAAGAGGAGCTGTCCTTCGTCGACGAGGTCGCGGTGTTCTTCGAACGCGAAGGGCTGCCGCTGATCGCCGGACGCGTCATCGGATGGCTCCTGATCAGCGATCCGCCCGAACAGAGCGCCGCGCGCCTGGCCGCCGTCCTCCAGGTCAGCCGGAGCTCCATCAGCACAGCCACCCGCATGCTCACCCCCAGCGGCCTGGTCGAGGGCGTGCGCAAACGCGGCGAGCGCCAGGAGTACTTCCGGATCGCCGCCGACGGCTGGAGCCGGATGCTCGCCCGCCGCTACGCCGAGACCGCACGCTTCCGCCAGATCGCCGAACGTGGCCTGGGCGTGCTGCAAGACGACGCGCCCGAGCGCCGTCGGCGCTTGGCCGCGGTGAGGGACCTCTATGGCTTCCTCGAAGAAGAGCTGCCCGCGCTTCTGGAGCGCTGGGAACGCCAACGCGGCCAGGAGGAGGCGACATGA